ttgagcatgctcttcgcctcttgtgagccaattagatttatttatttatttatttattatacatactttcaaggccctaaggcactacagaaaggagtggtacaaagcaatgtaatatgcagacaatggtatgcaggcaacgttaagcgatagcgtggtagactgctgttttgaatgaagttgcatctgtgatctgaacgatggaagcaggaaggtggttccagtcgacacttgtgcggggtaaaaaagaatcatgatacttgttcgttcgggaagatgggacggcaactttatatctgtggtctgaacgggacgaagtgtaggaaggtggggtgataagttgattcttgagcacctggtttgagtgataaaccttgtgaaataggcaaagacgagcacatttgcggcgtaaagaaagatctggcagattcagggttattttcatacatgtaacactggaatggcgggaatagttagataaaataaagcgagctgctcgattttgaattgcttcaagtgttacggttagtgatgcttgattgttatcccaaatggcagatgcgtattcaagttttgagcgaactagggttttgtagagcgtcaattttaccgaagtaggaacgttagaaaagttacgacgaagatatcctagcatacgattagcattagcagtaatataattagtatgcaaattccatgaaagatcattagttatgtgaaggccaagatatttgtgagCGTTAACGGATGCTAATGAAGTGTCATTCAGTACATATCGACACTGATTGCTATAGCTGGTTTTACGTGATATGCGCATTGATTTACACTTGTTAGCGTTAAGTTTCATGAGCCATTTTTTAGACCAGAGTGATATGTTGTGAAGATCTTCTTGCAGTTTATCTGAATCATCAGGGTTAGTAATCTTTCGGTATAttacgcaatcgtctgcgaacaaattaattgatgatgactttacacagttagggagatcattaatataaatcaagaataGTAGAGGCCCCAAGACGGACCCTTGTGGCACTCCGGATGTAACTGTTAACAATGCAGATGAAGAGTTATTGGTTGTGACATACTGAGTTCGATTAGAAAGAAACTGTTTAATCCAAGACAACACATTTGGGTCAATATTAAGCTGATTAAGTTTATGGATAAGTAGGTTATGACatacggtatcgaaagctttggcaaaatctaaaaaaatacagtcAATATCGAATCCTTGATCTAAGGCGGCAAACAAATCGTTAGTGAAGCAAAGAAGTTGAGTATCGCATGAAAAAGTttttctaaaaccgtgttgagatggatggaagaacgagttgctttccaggaaatcgaTGGGGTGAGAATAGATTACGTGTTCTAAGAGTTTGCATGGAATGCTGGTTAATGAGATGGGTCGGTAGTTCTCGGGAcataatgcgttacctgatttatggaCTGGAACCACCCTCGCCGTTTTCCAGTCTGAAGGAAGCGATGAGCACTGTACTGACTGAGTAGACAGTTTAGATAGAATTATAGATGAAAATAATGCAgtacattttaacatttttgaaTTAATAAGATCAGGACCTGCAGAAGCTGAGATCTTTTGATTATCAATCAAACGGTTAATACCAACCCAATCAAATAATATGGGATCCATAGCACAGAACAAGGAATCAGGAATATTTGGTAAATCGGCAAAGTTATCATCACAAAAGAATGAGGTAAACACTTCATTTAACACGTTGCAACACTGGTTTTCGTCAACATCACTGCCATCTACATGAACTAAATGAATGGAGTCAGCTTTCTTGTCGCCAACAATGCTCCAGAATTTACGCGGGTTAGTTAGTAAGAGGGATGGCAATGTGACATTAAAATAGGTTTTTTTGGCATTGCTAGCCGCATAAACGTACTCAGCTTCTGCACGATGGTAAGCATCCCAGCGATCGGCAAGATTGGTTTCTCTGGCACGACGGAAgatacgtttctttttgttgcgaaGTCGCTTAAGGTGATTATTGAACCAAGGTGAGCGTGAGTCATAAGGAATCTTCCTTCGAGGTACATATCGGTTAATTAAGTcgagcaatttatttttgtagaGCTTCCAGTTTTCTTCGACAGATCGTTCATCGAATTTGATAAGGTAGTTGGTGGTAAACGTTTCCAGTTCACTGGTCATTGAGGGTATGTCAGCGCGGTTATAGTCAACAATAATTTTAGATCGTCTCTTGGTAGATACATGCATTTtcaacgtgaaattaataatggAGTGATCACTTACACCTTGGAGGTAAGTTAGTTTACAAACAAGGTCAGGCACAGTAGTGAAAATAAGGTCCAGGATGTTAGATGACGTAGAAGTTTTACGGGTGGGttcatgtactaactgtgacAGGTTGAAGTCTGAACAGATATTCAGAAATTGTGCATCCTCGGATGAGCTTTTTGCCAGGGTATAGAACCCGAAATCACTTCTCCACAGAATATTAGGAAAATTGAAGTCCCCCAGAATAAACAAAGGTGACGTAGGGTACCTAACAGTTAGATTGTTGAGAACATCATGTAAATCATCGCAGAAAGATTTTGGTGCTGTTGGGGGTCTATAGCAAGCGCAAAAAATGCAGTCACGATTATCAATAACAACACGTACGCACACAAGTTCTAAAGCAGACACTACTGGAACATTAGATGAAGAAAGTTGGTCATTCACAGCAATTAAAACACCCCCGCCAGCACGAACATCACGGTCGTACCGGTAGATATTGTAGCTTTTTTCACATTCGAAAATCTCAGCGTTTCTTATTTTTGCCGAAAGCCACGTTTCTGAAAGGACAACTATGTCAGCTGAGCATGCGTCAATGCGAGATGATAAAGTTGTTCGTTTATTAAGAATACTGCGTGCATTGGTGAAAAAGATTGAAGCACCATCTGCAGATAGGGGAGATAGCTACGCCGATCTGTCATGCTCTGGGATAGCAGGTGCTTTGCGAGTGGAAGTTGCACGCGCCTCTCCAGGGGATACCAGTTCACAAACAGTGTCAGTGACTGCGCTGTATATGTAGGCTTTATTGTTAATGACTAGTTTATTAAAACGAAGTGAAAAAGGCTGGCCGCTAGACTTGCCGAATTCGAGAAGTTTTTTTCGTGTCAATCGCGTTGCCCTGCAGAAATCTTCGCTAATGGAAACGCCTGTACTTTTCAATTTAGATTTCTGTGAGAGAATACTTTCTTTGGTTTTGAAGGAAGAAAACTTCACGATGATTGGGCGCGTCTTATTTGCAACATAAGCACCCAACCTATGTGCTCTCTCCACCATGCCATCTGTAATACGCAAATTTAAATGGCGTGAGAGAAGCTCACAGATATGCTCTTCCGATTGTGTCCAAGTCTCGGAAACGCTGTCCGGGATGCCAAAAAACAGTAAATTATGTCGCCGTGACCTGTCCTCTAGATCATCAAGACGCGAGGCCAACGCAATACTTTCAGACTTAACGGCCTGGGCAACAGAACTACTGATATCTGCTGTGGGTAGCGCTGTTTCAAGACATTCGACAGTAGATTCAAGATTTGCCAATCTGCATGCAAGATCTGCGACTGTATGTGAAAGTTCCTCTTGGTTTTCTTTTAGCTCAGCAAATGCATGCATCACCTCTGAGTGGCGATTGTCGATTTTCGTTGAAAGGGCTCCTATGGCGTCAAGCAATTCTTTGTGCGATTTGCTAGAGTCAGCGTTTAGCGGACCGGGATTTTCTTCTATATCCCCGCAAAGCAGTAAAAGTTTCACAACAAAAATGCATTCGCACAGAGTATCGTAAAGCACActggggcacgggagcagcagcaggCAAAGATTGTTCGATCGTTTAGAATTAAGAGATGAAGTACCACCAACCTGCACATGCAAGAAAAGGGGATTCGTGAGCGACATCATTTTTGCCGctctcccatgcccactgaaggcggACAGCCGACGCCAGTCCTTTAAGGGCTCGCTGTGGAGTGATGGCGCTGGTGTTGTCGATGTGCCGCTTGAGtgcaatgcaaaagcactgcGCAGGTCACGTAGGGCGAAGCAGTCATCTTCGCTGATTGCAGTCGTGACTGTCAGGGGTGGTCTTGAGTTCAGCACAGGTGACGATAAAGGAACACTTGGTCGACCGGGAAGCAGGGAAAGCCACACGCCGGTTAGGGCAACAAGCTGCACATGCAAGAAAAGGGGATTCGTGAGCGACATCATTTTTGCCGctctcccatgcccactgaaggcggACAGCCGACGCCAGTCCTTTAAGGGCTCGCTGTGGAGTGAGAGATGAGACAAGCCGCTCTGTgcaggcaacgttattcgtttttcaagcaaacaaaagtgaccttctatgaaCGACGGGAGCATTTAATTGGCATTGAACCTTGCCACGAAATTTATCGCCTGTTTTGTAACAATTTTCCTCGATTTGGTGTTGGGTATGCTGTGACCTCCCCAGAGCTGACATCAAAGGAAACACAAGAATCAACGAATACAACGCTCTTGCCACAGCtctctttactttctttttcaagGAAGAACTAAGTAGCTAGTATGATCATTGATTGTCCAAGTGTTCTATATATAGAGGCGACTCGCTGCAATAGTGGATTTGGAGGTCAATCGTCCCATAGTCTTGGCCCCCGGCAACTTCCAATTCCAGCAGCATGAAAGGTCAGAATTCTGTCATTGAAAGCTTTAATGGTGAAACTTTGTACTATGTATGCTCTGCCGCGGACGTCATTAGCAGTGTCCCCGTCGGAGTGGTGGGTGATATTACAGACGTTGGGGCATCGTGCTGGGGCCAAATATATCCAAGAAATTACGACACCGGGCCATTACAAAATCGGCTGTCGCACTATTAAAAAGAAACGGCACTTGATTCACGTGTGACGTCTTGACACCAGACAATTTCCAGCGTCGCATATTTGTGAAGCAGTAAAGGCTAACGCTACCGCGGTTTCCGCTTCGCGCTCTATTGACAAGTCGTGTCGCGAGTATTGCGGCAACTGCGTCGCAACGCGTCGAGTAAGGACGTCGCCCGACCAGCGAGGGACGTTTCCAGAAATTGCAGGACTGAGCTTCGCCGCGAATGGCGCATGCAGAACATAGCATGGAATCGTTTTATTGCATCGCATTTTTGCGTCCCAGAGAGGCTGTGCTTTGGTCTTTTTGAATTGTTCGTGCACGTCACGTTTCCATGAGTGGCAGCTCGGTTTCTAATTtaaaattttgtttttatttttacactGCGCCTTATCCAACCACAACATATCTGTAATATAGCAACTCGTCTGTAATAGCCATTCAGTCGGTGACCGTAATTCAGGTGCTGCAACCACCCAATGCAGGTCTTGGTAAGCCGGGAAGAATGGCGTTCGTTCTATTTGTACAACATTATTGTGCGGTGAGCCTGCGTCTCCAAACACGCAGATGTCGTTTTCGCGCATCTTAAGAAGCCTCCCAAGCAAACGTGCAGCCCGGCTCGCAGTGCTTCCTTGCAATAGGGCTCGTTACTCTTATTTGTTTTGCACTCCATGTGCCATCCTTGTGACCTGTTTGGCAACATGCACCCTTTGACATTCAATCCTCGTGTCTCGCTTATATTAGGACATCGCTAGTAAAGGAAAATCCACACAGCTGAGGCGCGTCGTAGGCGGCCCTTTCGGTGCATTTTTTGTGGACTAATGAGTGCGGTATTTTGTAGCAGATAACATGAAAATGACCTCGACTTAACTCATCACGCACAGGGTGCTGTCCATTACATCGTATATAGTTACCTGATTCTTTTCCGTATTTTGAGATGAAGCTCGCTTTCGATAGTGTACCTCCTATGTGTGCATTATTTCATAGGTGTATCTGCTCATCCCAGGCTGCATCACGGTGTCGTGTATGGGTTTGGAAGTCTGAATACGCCGATATGCAGGGACTCAGTTCGCTGCATCTTGCCTTCGATTTTTATCTGTACATGTGTATAAGACTGCATGATCTAGGTCTTTTCCACCATATATGTACGTTGCTTTTTCTGACCTTTCAATATTTGTAATTATTTTTGTGTCCATGATGGAAAAGGCAGTAGCCGTCGCCATTATAGGCAGACTACAacttctttcattttcatttcaacaacaacaaaaaaaaattgaaaccacGGTTGAAAACGGCTGCAATGTGATATACAGTATTCAGTGCAGCGGCGTTTGCTTTAGTGTTTCGTTTCATGGCACAATAAATTGCCTTTAACATATTAAAATCTGAAAATTAAGCAGCCGCAAGTGTAGCTTTGCTTGGATCACTTTATCGGCAGCATTTAAGACAGTGATTTCTTCAGTTATGGGCTACATGGCGATGGCTAGCTAGTTTCAATGTACGATATGCGCCGACATCGTGCCGCGCGCTTCAGACAACATAAGTGAAACCGGAGATCCTCTACTCCTCCACTGTTTTAAGCAAAGTTAGCATCTCACTGAAGAATACTACAAGGGGTCTATGAATTCTGAGGACATTAACAGACATGCTTTCAGCAAGTTCCCTTAAAAATACGCTTGTTTTTATGAGTGTTCAGAATGTCAGTGTCCTAGATGGCCAGAATGGGAGTAAAATGTGGGTTCTCGTCTATAATTGTGGTATGAGCAATAATCTACACAATTTTTAAGTTTGTCTGATGCTGTACTCATTTCCTAAGGCTACTTGCTTCTTATGAATTAATACGGGGAGAATAAATTATTGCGAATTGATCATTGTAAACTGAAAAATGAACGTGTCTGCGCTTTAACATTAGCTGACAGTGACAGGTGCGCTACAATTGGTTTTGCTGCCATTATTGCTAAGTAACTATGGATAAGAAAATGCATACACAGAAGCCACAGATGTTCCAGATTTTGAACGCTACAAATATTAAATGGAAGAGGTTTGTGGCAGTATCTTGCGTTCTTGTTTTTCTAAACCCATCCGCTCATATACTTCTGAGCGCTTAAGTCTGTATTCTGAGCCCCGACTATGGCATGTGACATGGAGTTAATTTTGATGACCCGTAAGCTTCCGGGCGTTTTACAACGTGTCAGCAACGCTCAGGCGTTTCAAAGCGTCGGGAAATGGCGATGCTATGCAGAAAGACCCAAAGCTAGCAGGATTGCTTGGCACGCACGTTTACGGGCCCTCATATAATTCTCTGGTATTTCATGTTTAATTAAATGTGCGGGCAGGGAAGGTTAGCATCACGGGCGATGCCCCTATCCCTGTTTATGCAAACAACATATATAATGAATAGTCCATCCATCTcaaagaaacaaacaataaaaaaaacggcattgTGCTGTTTCGAAATGGTTCGCTAAACTAGCCCTTAACTAAACTTTCAACGAAGTTACCGACCTTTATTGCTGGACGGGAAATGAAGCCACTGTCTGTTCCTTAAACGAAAATGTCAAACATGTTACAAGAATTTATCCACCCTAGCGGCCAAGAAGAAGATTCAGAATATTTACTCGGTGCAAAATCACAAGGCACAAAAGGCATTCGCTGTTCACCTTGGCCTGTGTAACGCAAACGTCCGCCTGTTCTACAAGCTAAGCCCTTGCGGCGCCCATCAAGTGTATTTCTTAAAGCTGACCTTGTTACGAAAGTACGCAGTACTGTTATTTAGATTCTACGTAACTCTCGGAATTGTTTATTTTCGTCAGGAAagtaatttctgaagaaaaaaCGCCTAATAAATTTGCTGAAAGTGCAGCTCATAGAAAGAACTCCATTCGAGCATTTCTTGAACAAACTAAACACTCATAAC
This Dermacentor albipictus isolate Rhodes 1998 colony chromosome 1, USDA_Dalb.pri_finalv2, whole genome shotgun sequence DNA region includes the following protein-coding sequences:
- the LOC139054124 gene encoding uncharacterized protein, yielding MMSLTNPLFLHVQLVALTGVWLSLLPGRPSVPLSSPVLNSRPPLTVTTAISEDDCFALRDLRSAFALHSSGTSTTPAPSLHSEPLKDWRRLSAFSGHGRAAKMMSLTNPLFLHVQVGGTSSLNSKRSNNLCLLLLPCPSVLYDTLCECIFVVKLLLLCGDIEENPGPLNADSSKSHKELLDAIGALSTKIDNRHSEVMHAFAELKENQEELSHTVADLACRLANLESTVECLETALPTADISSSVAQAVKSESIALASRLDDLEDRSRRHNLLFFGIPDSVSETWTQSEEHICELLSRHLNLRITDGMVERAHRLGAYVANKTRPIIVKFSSFKTKESILSQKSKLKSTGVSISEDFCRATRLTRKKLLEFGKSSGQPFSLRFNKLVINNKAYIYSAVTDTVCELVSPGEARATSTRKAPAIPEHDRSA